Proteins encoded within one genomic window of Fusobacterium sp. SYSU M8D902:
- the dnaG gene encoding DNA primase has protein sequence MRYRSEDIDLLIDSLKIEDVVGEFVELKKSGANYKGLCPFHSDTTPSFMVSPSKNICKCFVCGAGGNPISFYSQYKKISFMEAVDELAKKYSIPIKELESKSKNSENFDKYYKIMDEAHKYYTDNIFSLQGRTALEYLSNRAINPKIIKDNGLGFASNRWSDLTDYLVSKGYESKDLILLGLTKEGDNGNNYDAFRNRIIFPIYSIKGEVIAFGGRTLEKDKETPKYINSPDTPIFKKGKNLYGLERSSIIRKKNYTMLMEGYMDVLSANIYGFDVALAPLGTALTEEQGAILKRYTSNVILSFDSDAPGQSATERAGLILKSLGFNIRVLQLDGAKDPDEYLKTYGKERFLQCVKNSVEIFDFLFSYYSKEYDFSSIMSKQNFVNRFKSFFQCIDTELEKMLYLDKLSKNLNLEKDTLKEILINKNRKKSRKFEDDLVNISIGEKFVALDRLERDTLFLVLVNRDYFRYFKDKKIKTSIGKKIYDYLEKEDSVDIISTFATEYDLKDEELEQWNLLRCTVIEDCSDEKKIEELLRESFISWFKQEIDESYVKINSGFYGTKELNIIDKLMLARKIKEIEINLSKVNGFNEIEELYKGFNNLLINL, from the coding sequence ATGAGATATAGATCAGAAGATATAGACCTCTTGATAGATTCTTTAAAGATAGAAGATGTTGTCGGAGAATTTGTAGAGCTAAAAAAATCTGGTGCAAACTATAAGGGATTATGTCCATTCCACTCTGATACCACTCCCTCATTTATGGTGAGTCCAAGCAAAAATATTTGTAAATGTTTTGTGTGTGGGGCTGGAGGAAATCCAATCTCTTTTTATTCTCAGTATAAAAAGATATCTTTTATGGAAGCTGTAGATGAATTAGCTAAAAAATATAGTATTCCAATAAAAGAGTTAGAGAGTAAGAGTAAAAATAGTGAGAATTTTGATAAATACTATAAAATAATGGACGAGGCTCATAAATACTATACAGATAATATCTTTTCTCTTCAGGGAAGAACAGCTTTGGAGTATCTATCCAATAGAGCTATCAATCCAAAAATAATAAAAGATAATGGACTGGGATTTGCTTCAAATAGATGGAGCGACTTAACTGATTATCTGGTAAGTAAAGGGTACGAAAGTAAGGATCTAATATTATTAGGATTGACAAAAGAGGGAGATAATGGAAATAATTATGATGCTTTTAGAAATAGGATAATTTTTCCAATCTACTCTATAAAAGGAGAGGTTATTGCTTTTGGAGGAAGAACTCTTGAAAAGGATAAGGAGACACCAAAATATATAAACTCACCAGATACCCCAATATTTAAGAAGGGAAAGAATTTATACGGATTGGAGAGAAGCTCAATAATAAGAAAGAAAAACTATACAATGCTGATGGAAGGGTATATGGATGTTTTGTCAGCAAATATCTATGGTTTTGATGTAGCTTTAGCTCCTCTAGGGACAGCTTTGACAGAGGAACAAGGAGCAATTTTAAAGAGGTATACTTCCAATGTTATACTCTCTTTTGACTCAGATGCTCCAGGTCAGTCTGCAACGGAGAGGGCAGGATTGATCTTAAAGAGTTTGGGATTTAATATTAGAGTGTTACAACTAGATGGAGCAAAGGATCCAGATGAATATCTGAAAACTTATGGAAAAGAGAGATTTTTACAGTGTGTAAAAAATTCAGTAGAGATATTTGATTTTTTATTCAGCTACTATTCAAAAGAGTATGATTTTAGTAGTATTATGTCTAAACAAAATTTTGTAAATAGATTTAAAAGTTTTTTCCAATGTATTGATACAGAACTTGAGAAAATGCTGTATTTGGATAAATTATCAAAAAATCTTAATTTAGAAAAAGATACCCTTAAAGAGATTTTAATAAATAAAAATAGAAAAAAATCAAGGAAATTTGAAGATGATTTAGTAAATATAAGTATAGGGGAAAAATTTGTCGCTTTGGACAGATTGGAAAGAGATACCCTGTTTTTAGTTCTTGTAAATAGAGATTATTTTAGATATTTTAAGGATAAAAAGATAAAAACATCAATTGGAAAGAAAATATATGATTATTTAGAAAAAGAGGACAGTGTAGACATAATTTCAACTTTTGCCACAGAGTATGATCTGAAAGATGAGGAATTAGAACAGTGGAATCTATTGAGATGTACTGTTATTGAAGACTGTTCAGATGAGAAAAAAATAGAGGAACTATTGAGAGAGAGCTTTATCTCTTGGTTTAAACAGGAGATAGATGAGAGCTATGTAAAGATAAATAGTGGATTCTATGGGACAAAAGAGCTAAACATAATAGATAAATTGATGTTGGCAAGAAAGATCAAAGAGATAGAGATAAATTTAAGCAAAGTAAATGGATTTAATGAGATAGAAGAATTGTATAAAGGTTTTAATAATTTATTAATTAATCTATAA
- a CDS encoding peptidylprolyl isomerase: MAIRKFRKHIKPFIWFITVLFILSSGMLAYMNVRSSYDRSNVYAFKLDGEKVSKMEVERTKNNLVQGYSRFLGDKLDKKLIEVLAFDEVINRNLTLEIADELNIKVPNKEVNAQYDSIEKSIGNKEQFKRMLAAQGYTKKTFKQDIKNNILIEKTFQKIKEGVVPTDEEIQREYENGVATLYDGKSLDEVRDQVINNLKEQKGMEEYLVLLKKSKDKVKIDSVSPEYEELLAKVEIDKDGFKVTNIDFAKKMLNALYVTNGDKEKADLQVREYYDNQIKIAKEAMKRGIVVPEDLPLEYRFEIFQRELFNNIKSTIKPTDEELKEYFNNNNLKYDIFPSAQAEIAKVQIEPSAEDKEIAKKQAEDILKEATPENFKEKAKEYSTGPSAGNGGELGWFSKGDMVEPFQKAAFEGEVGKIYPTPVETVFGYHLILVEDKNEKEDKVKASHILISPKISKKTVEDKEKDIENLREKIQNKEIEFKNISKDRTDIVQNNSFRINNAGYISGLGYNEELAKTILDAPLNKVESLKIDNEIYIFNKTEDVKYKKAKYEDVKDRVKEDYLNSKAQEEMKKYM; this comes from the coding sequence ATGGCAATAAGAAAATTTCGTAAACATATAAAACCATTTATTTGGTTCATAACAGTATTATTTATACTTTCATCTGGAATGTTAGCATATATGAATGTGAGAAGTTCATATGATAGATCAAATGTATATGCTTTCAAATTAGATGGAGAAAAGGTTTCAAAAATGGAAGTGGAAAGAACTAAAAATAACTTGGTACAGGGGTATTCAAGATTTTTAGGAGATAAGTTAGACAAAAAGCTGATAGAAGTATTAGCTTTTGATGAAGTTATCAATAGAAATTTAACATTGGAGATAGCTGATGAGTTAAATATTAAAGTTCCAAATAAAGAGGTTAATGCTCAATATGATTCAATAGAGAAATCTATAGGAAACAAGGAACAGTTTAAAAGAATGTTAGCTGCACAAGGATATACTAAGAAGACATTTAAACAGGATATAAAAAATAATATTCTTATAGAAAAGACTTTCCAAAAGATTAAAGAGGGAGTAGTTCCAACAGATGAAGAGATCCAAAGAGAGTATGAGAATGGAGTTGCTACTCTATATGATGGTAAGAGTCTAGATGAAGTGAGAGATCAAGTTATAAATAACTTAAAAGAGCAAAAAGGAATGGAAGAATACTTAGTTCTATTGAAAAAAAGCAAAGATAAAGTAAAAATAGATAGTGTTTCTCCTGAGTACGAAGAATTATTAGCAAAAGTAGAGATAGATAAAGATGGATTTAAGGTAACAAATATTGATTTTGCTAAGAAGATGTTAAATGCTCTATATGTAACTAATGGAGACAAGGAGAAGGCTGATCTTCAAGTTAGAGAGTACTATGACAATCAGATAAAGATAGCTAAGGAAGCTATGAAAAGAGGAATAGTAGTACCTGAGGATCTACCATTAGAGTATAGATTTGAAATATTCCAAAGAGAGCTATTTAACAATATAAAATCAACAATTAAACCAACAGATGAGGAATTAAAAGAGTATTTTAATAACAATAACTTAAAATATGATATTTTCCCAAGTGCACAAGCTGAAATTGCAAAAGTTCAGATAGAACCTTCTGCTGAGGATAAAGAGATAGCTAAAAAACAAGCTGAAGATATCTTAAAAGAAGCTACTCCAGAAAACTTTAAAGAGAAAGCTAAGGAGTATTCAACAGGACCAAGTGCAGGAAATGGTGGAGAGTTAGGATGGTTCTCTAAAGGAGATATGGTAGAACCATTCCAAAAAGCAGCTTTTGAAGGTGAAGTTGGTAAGATATATCCTACACCTGTAGAAACAGTTTTCGGATATCATTTGATTTTAGTTGAGGATAAGAATGAAAAAGAGGATAAAGTAAAAGCTAGTCATATTTTAATCTCACCTAAAATATCTAAGAAAACAGTTGAAGATAAAGAGAAGGATATTGAGAATTTAAGAGAAAAAATACAAAATAAAGAGATAGAATTTAAAAATATCTCAAAAGATAGAACAGATATAGTTCAAAATAATAGCTTTAGAATTAACAATGCTGGGTATATTTCAGGACTTGGTTATAATGAGGAGTTAGCAAAAACTATATTAGACGCTCCATTAAATAAAGTGGAAAGTTTAAAAATAGATAACGAAATCTATATTTTCAATAAAACTGAGGATGTAAAATATAAAAAAGCTAAGTATGAAGATGTTAAGGATAGAGTAAAAGAGGATTACTTAAATAGTAAGGCTCAAGAGGAAATGAAGAAATATATGTAA
- a CDS encoding sigma-54 dependent transcriptional regulator, whose amino-acid sequence MKNAILAISERKETLKQIRKELSEHYEIITFNNLLDALDMLRESDFDIILLDEYLTWFNFAEAKRKLSGLGKDFVVVGLLEDETETAIQELKNADIYNYLMKPVELKEMNRIILPAIKNLEILKEKRKLEEKLASLEEESEIVGQSSRIKDIKSLVEKVAESDLAVLITGENGLGKEIVAKEIYKKSDRRKNNYIVVSCASLSEEAMERELFGYERGAFTGANSSKRGLLEEADGGTIFLDDISAMDIRCQAKLLKVIEYGELKRVGGNKTRRVDVRFIASSNKDLKEETEKGRFRKDLYHRLTAFPIEVPPLRERKEDIPLLANYFLNKVVRELHRDTPVISGEAMKYLMEYSYPGNIRELKNMIERMVILSTDKVIDVEDLPLEIKMKSDTVENKTVVGVGPLKDILEQEIYSLADVEKVVIAIALQKTRWNKQETSKLLGIGRTTLYEKIRKYGLDFK is encoded by the coding sequence ATGAAAAATGCTATTTTAGCAATTTCAGAGAGAAAAGAAACTTTAAAACAAATAAGAAAAGAATTATCAGAACATTATGAAATAATAACTTTTAACAACTTACTAGATGCACTAGATATGTTAAGAGAGAGTGATTTTGATATAATTCTTTTAGATGAGTATTTAACTTGGTTCAATTTTGCTGAAGCAAAGAGAAAGTTAAGTGGATTAGGAAAAGATTTTGTAGTAGTTGGATTATTAGAAGATGAGACTGAGACAGCTATTCAAGAGTTAAAAAATGCAGATATTTATAACTACTTAATGAAACCTGTAGAATTAAAAGAGATGAATAGAATAATATTACCAGCTATTAAGAACTTAGAGATACTAAAAGAGAAGAGAAAATTAGAGGAGAAGTTAGCAAGTTTAGAGGAAGAGAGCGAAATAGTTGGACAATCTTCAAGAATTAAAGATATAAAAAGCTTAGTAGAAAAAGTTGCAGAGAGTGATTTAGCTGTATTGATTACAGGAGAAAATGGATTAGGAAAAGAGATTGTTGCAAAAGAGATCTACAAGAAAAGTGATAGAAGAAAGAATAACTACATAGTTGTAAGTTGTGCTTCATTGAGTGAAGAGGCTATGGAAAGAGAGTTATTCGGTTATGAAAGAGGAGCTTTCACAGGAGCAAACTCAAGTAAAAGAGGACTTTTAGAGGAAGCAGATGGTGGAACAATATTCTTAGATGATATTTCAGCTATGGATATAAGATGCCAAGCTAAACTTTTAAAAGTTATAGAGTATGGAGAGTTAAAAAGAGTTGGTGGAAATAAAACAAGAAGAGTTGATGTAAGATTTATTGCTTCAAGCAATAAGGATCTAAAAGAGGAAACTGAAAAGGGAAGATTCAGAAAAGATCTATATCACAGATTAACAGCTTTCCCTATTGAGGTTCCACCTTTAAGAGAGAGAAAAGAGGATATACCATTATTAGCAAACTACTTCTTAAATAAAGTTGTAAGAGAGTTACACAGAGATACTCCAGTAATTTCAGGAGAGGCTATGAAATATTTAATGGAATACTCATATCCTGGAAATATAAGAGAGTTAAAAAACATGATCGAAAGAATGGTAATACTTTCAACTGATAAAGTTATAGATGTAGAGGATTTACCATTAGAGATCAAAATGAAATCTGACACAGTAGAAAACAAAACTGTAGTAGGTGTTGGACCATTAAAAGATATTCTAGAGCAAGAGATATACAGCTTAGCAGATGTTGAGAAGGTAGTAATAGCAATTGCACTTCAAAAAACAAGATGGAATAAGCAAGAGACTTCAAAATTATTAGGAATTGGAAGAACTACTCTTTATGAAAAAATTAGAAAATATGGTTTAGATTTTAAATAG
- a CDS encoding M50 family metallopeptidase has product MEILIAILVLGIIIFIHELGHFMTAKFFKMPVSEFSIGMGPQVYSYDTIKTTYSFRAIPIGGFVNIEGMEVDSKLEDGFNSKPAYARFIVLIAGVFMNFLLAFIIMFSSIYINGKPIISEKPIIGNIFKEAQSSEYLKVKDRIIEIDGKKIDSWKDISEKLKGIKEADEIEIKIERDGKIEELEVPLTYDSNTKNYMLGILPEYSVEKFSVIEATELTFKSGIKIVEDTIVGLKMMITGQVKAKEISGPIGIIKVVGEASRDGLGIVLWLMALLSINVGVLNLLPLPALDGGRIIFVLLEMVGIKVNKKLEERVHMVGMLVLFGLIIFITTNDIFNLVK; this is encoded by the coding sequence ATGGAGATACTAATAGCAATTTTAGTACTGGGGATAATTATATTTATTCATGAATTGGGACATTTTATGACAGCGAAATTTTTTAAAATGCCTGTAAGTGAGTTTTCAATAGGTATGGGACCACAAGTTTATTCCTATGATACTATCAAAACTACCTATTCTTTCAGAGCGATTCCTATTGGAGGATTTGTAAATATTGAGGGAATGGAAGTGGATAGCAAACTTGAAGATGGATTTAATTCAAAACCTGCTTATGCAAGGTTTATAGTGTTGATAGCAGGAGTTTTTATGAATTTTCTGTTGGCATTTATTATTATGTTTAGCTCTATCTATATAAATGGAAAGCCGATTATAAGTGAGAAGCCTATAATTGGAAATATATTTAAAGAGGCTCAATCAAGTGAATATCTAAAAGTTAAGGATAGAATAATTGAGATTGATGGAAAAAAGATAGATAGTTGGAAAGATATTAGTGAAAAGTTAAAGGGAATAAAAGAAGCTGATGAAATTGAGATAAAAATCGAGAGAGATGGGAAAATAGAGGAGTTAGAAGTACCTTTAACATATGATTCAAACACTAAAAATTACATGCTAGGAATACTGCCAGAGTATTCCGTAGAAAAGTTTTCTGTAATTGAAGCTACTGAGTTGACTTTTAAAAGTGGAATAAAAATAGTAGAAGATACAATAGTAGGCTTAAAAATGATGATAACTGGTCAAGTAAAAGCTAAGGAGATAAGTGGACCTATAGGAATAATAAAAGTTGTTGGGGAAGCCTCGAGAGATGGACTTGGAATAGTGTTATGGCTAATGGCATTACTATCAATAAATGTGGGAGTTTTAAACTTATTACCACTACCAGCACTTGATGGTGGAAGAATAATTTTTGTGTTATTAGAGATGGTAGGAATAAAGGTGAATAAAAAGTTGGAAGAGAGAGTTCATATGGTAGGAATGTTGGTATTATTTGGGCTAATTATCTTCATTACAACTAATGATATTTTTAACTTAGTAAAATAA
- a CDS encoding thymidylate kinase yields the protein MGRVIVIEGTDSSGKETQTKRLFERLEREGVKIKKLSFPNYESPACEPVKMYLAGAFGDKALDINPYPVSTMFAIDRYASYKMEWESFYKSEGVVVTDRYTTSNMVHQASKIEDKEKKEEYLNWLEDLEYKKMNIPAPDLVIFLNMPTEMAVKLMAERKNKITGEEKKDIHEQDTNYLKKSYENACEIARKYEWKEIKCVDEGRLKTIEEIGEEVYSIVRDII from the coding sequence ATGGGAAGAGTAATAGTAATAGAGGGGACAGATTCAAGTGGAAAAGAGACTCAAACAAAGAGATTATTTGAAAGATTGGAAAGAGAAGGAGTTAAGATAAAAAAACTGTCATTTCCTAACTATGAGAGTCCAGCTTGTGAGCCAGTAAAAATGTATTTGGCTGGAGCATTTGGAGATAAGGCTTTAGATATAAATCCCTATCCTGTATCTACAATGTTTGCAATAGATAGATATGCCTCATACAAAATGGAATGGGAGAGTTTCTATAAAAGTGAAGGAGTAGTTGTAACAGATAGATATACAACTTCTAATATGGTTCACCAAGCATCAAAGATAGAGGATAAGGAAAAGAAAGAGGAGTATTTAAATTGGTTAGAAGATTTAGAATATAAAAAGATGAATATTCCCGCTCCAGACTTGGTTATATTTTTGAATATGCCAACTGAGATGGCAGTTAAATTGATGGCAGAGAGAAAAAACAAGATAACAGGTGAAGAGAAAAAGGATATCCATGAACAGGATACCAATTATTTAAAAAAATCATATGAGAATGCTTGTGAGATAGCTAGAAAATATGAGTGGAAAGAGATAAAATGTGTTGATGAGGGAAGATTGAAGACAATTGAAGAGATAGGAGAAGAGGTATATTCAATTGTGAGAGATATAATTTAA
- the dxr gene encoding 1-deoxy-D-xylulose-5-phosphate reductoisomerase has translation MKKIIILGSTGSIGTNALEVVRKSQDKFQVVGISGHRNYKLLIEQIEEFKPKYVSVGTDEGYEKIREKFPEIEVYLKDEGLKELASKDDYDILLTAVSGAIGIEATVEGIKRGKRIALANKETMVAAGPYINRLLKENPKAEIVPVDSEHSAIFQSMLGGAKKEVRKIIITASGGTFRGKTEEELRDVSVEQALKHPNWSMGKKITIDSSTLVNKGLEVIEAHELFGVDYDDIEVLVHPQSIIHSMVEFKDRAVIAQLGAPDMKLPIQYAFTYPCREESLAMEPLDFMKVSTLTFEKPDHKTFKGIQLAFKAGKIGKTMPAVLNAANEVAVELFLKGKIKFLTIYEIIEKAMERHIPLEIDGVELIKTVDRETREWVYSNYER, from the coding sequence ATGAAAAAAATTATAATATTGGGATCAACAGGAAGTATAGGAACAAATGCTCTTGAAGTGGTTAGAAAATCTCAGGATAAATTTCAAGTTGTAGGAATAAGTGGACATAGAAATTATAAATTATTAATTGAACAGATAGAGGAGTTTAAGCCTAAATATGTGTCTGTTGGAACAGATGAGGGTTATGAGAAGATAAGGGAAAAATTTCCTGAAATTGAGGTCTACTTAAAAGATGAGGGATTGAAAGAACTAGCTTCAAAAGATGACTATGATATACTATTGACTGCAGTTAGTGGAGCTATTGGGATAGAAGCTACTGTTGAGGGTATAAAGAGAGGAAAAAGAATTGCTTTAGCAAATAAAGAAACAATGGTAGCAGCAGGACCATATATAAATAGATTGTTGAAAGAGAATCCAAAAGCGGAGATAGTTCCTGTAGACAGTGAACATTCAGCAATATTTCAATCAATGCTAGGGGGAGCTAAAAAAGAGGTAAGAAAAATAATAATCACAGCAAGTGGGGGAACTTTTAGAGGAAAAACTGAAGAGGAACTTAGAGATGTAAGTGTTGAACAGGCTCTAAAACATCCTAACTGGTCAATGGGGAAAAAGATAACTATAGATTCTTCAACTCTTGTAAATAAAGGGCTAGAAGTAATAGAAGCTCACGAGCTATTTGGTGTAGATTATGATGATATAGAGGTATTGGTACATCCACAGAGTATAATACATTCAATGGTAGAGTTTAAAGATAGAGCGGTTATAGCTCAATTGGGAGCTCCAGATATGAAATTACCAATTCAATATGCTTTCACTTATCCTTGTAGAGAGGAAAGTTTGGCTATGGAACCATTGGATTTTATGAAGGTTTCAACTTTAACCTTTGAAAAGCCTGATCATAAAACTTTTAAAGGTATTCAGTTGGCATTTAAAGCTGGAAAGATAGGGAAAACTATGCCTGCTGTTTTGAATGCTGCTAATGAAGTTGCAGTTGAGCTATTTTTAAAGGGAAAGATAAAGTTTTTAACTATTTATGAGATAATTGAAAAAGCTATGGAGAGACACATTCCTCTTGAGATAGATGGAGTTGAATTGATAAAAACTGTAGATAGAGAAACAAGAGAATGGGTATATTCAAATTATGAGAGGTAA
- a CDS encoding phosphatidate cytidylyltransferase, with product MLSRIIVALIGIPILVGVLYHGGFPLLIFTNIIVGMGAYEFYQMSEIGGKNPNKILGIVMAVLIPNILFFEKLGTLSLGVEGVLAIATVLAIGTRVVQNRVEDASADLGDTVLGALYTGILFSHVLLISFLPNGGKWLLTAQIMVWVCDSFAYFVGMAIGRKFFKRGFNSISPKKSIEGSLGGTIFTIISLFLLDRYFILVEGGMSLINIIILGIFISGVAQIGDLGESMFKREFKVKDSGTVLRGHGGILDRFDSMLFVAPVMYYLLKFIIL from the coding sequence ATGCTAAGTAGAATAATAGTTGCTCTAATAGGTATTCCAATCTTGGTGGGCGTATTATATCACGGTGGATTTCCACTTTTGATATTTACAAATATTATAGTTGGAATGGGAGCTTATGAATTTTATCAGATGTCAGAGATAGGTGGAAAGAATCCAAATAAAATATTGGGAATAGTGATGGCAGTTTTAATTCCTAATATACTATTTTTTGAAAAACTTGGAACACTCTCTTTGGGAGTAGAGGGAGTATTGGCTATAGCAACAGTTTTAGCTATAGGAACAAGAGTTGTTCAAAATAGAGTAGAAGATGCTAGTGCTGACTTGGGAGATACTGTATTAGGAGCTCTATATACAGGAATACTTTTTTCTCATGTGCTTTTAATAAGCTTTTTACCAAACGGAGGAAAATGGCTGTTGACAGCTCAAATAATGGTATGGGTTTGTGATAGTTTTGCTTATTTTGTAGGAATGGCTATTGGAAGAAAGTTTTTTAAAAGAGGGTTTAATAGTATAAGTCCTAAGAAATCAATTGAAGGATCATTGGGTGGAACAATTTTTACAATAATATCACTATTTTTATTGGATAGATATTTTATATTAGTAGAGGGTGGAATGTCCCTAATAAATATAATTATATTGGGAATATTTATCAGTGGAGTAGCTCAAATTGGAGATTTGGGAGAGTCAATGTTCAAGAGAGAGTTCAAAGTAAAGGATTCTGGAACTGTGTTAAGAGGACATGGTGGGATTTTAGATAGATTTGACAGTATGCTTTTCGTAGCTCCAGTGATGTATTATCTATTAAAATTTATCATATTGTAG